One genomic region from Drosophila subpulchrella strain 33 F10 #4 breed RU33 chromosome 2R, RU_Dsub_v1.1 Primary Assembly, whole genome shotgun sequence encodes:
- the LOC119549625 gene encoding small cysteine and glycine repeat-containing protein 2: MCSCGQFNPFYIGPYPECACGDCPYGKYSGFTRCGWSGGNGPFGTTFSDRGCGDSRYGGGGGGGEGGCGGGGGCGPSWNPFCSPSYGSCYGSSCGPRRSQPSCRSPCRADCSMMCSSRVGCCGQSYGQSYGQPYGQSYGQSCGTSCCSCF; encoded by the coding sequence ATGTGCAGCTGCGGGCAGTTCAATCCCTTCTACATTGGACCCTATCCGGAGTGCGCCTGCGGGGACTGTCCGTATGGAAAGTACTCGGGATTCACGCGATGTGGTTGGAGTGGCGGAAACGGACCCTTTGGCACCACCTTCAGTGATCGCGGCTGTGGAGATTCCCGCtacggaggaggaggaggaggtggagaaGGAGGATGTGGAGGTGGAGGTGGCTGTGGACCCAGCTGGAATCCCTTCTGTAGTCCATCCTATGGTTCCTGCTATGGATCGTCCTGTGGTCCCCGCCGTTCCCAACCTTCCTGTCGATCTCCTTGTAGAGCAGACTGCAGCATGATGTGCTCCAGTAGAGTTGGCTGCTGTGGCCAATCCTATGGCCAATCCTATGGCCAACCGTATGGCCAATCCTATGGCCAATCCTGTGGCACATCCTGCTGTTCCTGCTTTTGA